Proteins encoded in a region of the Saccharomyces eubayanus strain FM1318 chromosome V, whole genome shotgun sequence genome:
- the HOM3 gene encoding aspartate kinase, with amino-acid sequence MDFHTTSSHSNWVVQKFGGTSVGKFPIQIVDDIVKYYSNPDGANNDVAVVCSARSSYTKAEGTTSRLLKCCDLASQESEFQDIIEVIRQDHIDNADRFILNPALQTRLVDDTNKELELVKKYLNASKVLGEVSSRTVDLVMSCGEKLSCLFITALCNDRGCKAKYVDLTHIVPSDFSASALDNSFYTFLVQALKEKLVPFVSAKERIVPVFTGFFGLVPTGLLNGVGRGYTDLCAALIAVALNADELQVWKEVDGIFSADPRKVPEARLLDSVTPEEASELTYYGSEVIHPFTMEQVIRAKIPIRIKNVQNPLGNGTIIYPDNIAKKGESTPPHPPENLSSSFYEKRKRGATAITTKNDIFVINIHSNKKTLSHGFLAQIFTILDKFKLVVDLISTSEVHVSMALPIPDADSLKSLRQAEEKLKILGSVDVTKKLSIVSLVGKHMKQYIGIAGTMFTTLAEEGINIEMISQGANEINISCVINETDSIKALQCIHAKLLGGRTSTPSQFEHAVDERLEQLKRLGI; translated from the coding sequence ATGGACTTTCATACTACATCGAGCCATTCAAACTGGGTCGTACAAAAGTTCGGAGGTACTTCTGTCGGTAAGTTCCCTATCCAAATAGTGGATGACATTGTAAAATACTACTCCAACCCTGACGGTGCCAACAATGACGTCGCTGTTGTTTGTTCAGCCCGTTCCTCATACACCAAGGCGGAAGGTACTACTTCTCGTCTCTTAAAATGTTGTGATTTAGCCTCGCAGGAATCAGAGTTCCAAGATATTATTGAAGTCATCAGACAAGATCATATAGATAACGCTGATCGTTTTATTCTCAATCCGGCCTTACAAACCAGGCTAGTCGACGATACCaataaagaattagaaCTAGTcaagaaatatttgaatgcttcaaaagttttagGTGAAGTTAGTTCACGTACTGTGGATCTGGTTATGTCTTGTGGGGAAAAGTTGAGTTGTCTGTTCATCACTGCCTTATGTAACGATCGTGGTTGCAAGGCCAAATATGTGGATTTAACCCATATCGTTCCTTCTGATTTTAGTGCCAGCGCTCTAGACAATAGTTTCTACACCTTCCTAGTCCAGGCATTGAAGGAAAAGCTAGTACCTTTTGTAAGTGCTAAGGAACGTATTGTTCCGGTCTTCACAggattttttggtttggtCCCCACGGGGCTTCTAAATGGTGTCGGTCGTGGTTACACTGATTTATGTGCTGCTTTAATCGCCGTCGCTTTGAATGCTGACGAATTACAGGTTTGGAAAGAAGTGGACGGTATCTTTTCTGCCGATCCTCGTAAGGTTCCTGAAGCACGTTTGTTGGATAGTGTGACTCCAGAAGAAGCTTCTGAATTAACATATTATGGTTCTGAAGTTATTCATCCGTTCACAATGGAGCAAGTTATCAGAGCCAAGATTCCTATCAGAATCAAAAATGTTCAAAATCCATTAGGTAATGGTACCATTATCTACCCAGATAACATAGCTAAGAAGGGTGAATCTACCCCACCACATCCTCCAGAGAACTTGTCTTCATCCTTCTAcgaaaagaggaagagaGGTGCCACTGCTATTACCACCAAGAATgacatcttcgtcatcaacATCCACTCTAATAAGAAAACATTATCTCATGGGTTCTTAGCTCAAATATTTACCATTTTGGACAAATTTAAATTGGTCGTTGATTTGATCTCTACTTCAGAAGTTCATGTTTCCATGGCTTTACCCATCCCAGACGCAGACTCACTAAAGTCCTTGAGACaagctgaagaaaaattaaaaattttagGTTCTGTTGATGTTACAAAGAAATTATCCATTGTCTCATTAGTTGGTAAACACATGAAGCAATACATTGGTATTGCTGGTACCATGTTCACCACTCTGGCAGAAGAAGGTATCAACATTGAAATGATCTCCCAAGGTGCCAATGAAATCAATATATCCTGCGTTATTAACGAAACAGACTCTATAAAAGCACTACAATGTATACATGCGAAATTGCTAGGTGGGCGGACATCTACTCCAAGCCAATTCGAACACGCCGTTGATGAACGTTTAGAACAATTGAAAAGGCTAGGAATCTAA